The nucleotide sequence GATAGCCCTCGCTCACCGCCTTGGCCGAGACCAGACGGTTGGCATCGTCGGTAACCACCACCGTCGGAAACTCGGCGATGAGTGCGGTCTCGAGCCCCGCCTGCCGCGCCCGCTCGCCCCAGGCCTCCGGGATCATGCGCGGATACTCCACCGCCCGGTCCGCGGCGAGAAGATCGGCGGCACGGGCCTCGGTGGCCCCGGCCACCCGCTCCGCCAGCCAGGAGACACCGGTCACCGCCGCCACGGCGATGACCACCGCCAGCGCCAGCAGCCGCAGCTCGCCGCCGCGCCAGTCCCGCCAGAGCAGGCGCAGTGCAAGTGTCCCGCCCGCCAGCGCCCGCATCAGGCCGCCGTCTCGTGCAGGGTGCCGTCGCGCAGGTAGAGCGTGCGCCGGCAACGCGCGGCGACGGCGTCGTCGTGGGTGACCAGCACCAGCGTGGTGCCGTAGTCACGGTTGAGGGCGAACAGCAGATCGATGATGCGCTCCCCGGTCTGGTGGTCCAGATTGCCCGTGGGCTCATCGGCGAACAGCACCCGGGGGCCGGCGACGAAGGCCCGCGCCAGCGCCACCCGCTGCTGCTCGCCGCCGGAGAGCTGTGCCGGATAATGCGCGAGGCGCTCACCGAGGCCGACCCGCTCCAGCGCCGCCCGGGCACGCCGGCGGACGTCGCTCTCGCCCGCCAGCTCACCGGGCAGCATCACGTTCTCCAGCGCCGTCAGCCCGGGCAGCAGGTGGAAGGCCTGGAAGACAAAGCCGACCCGCCCGGCCCGCAGGGTGGCGCGGCCGTCCTCGTCCAGCGCGGTGAGCTCGCTGCCGTCGAGGGTGACCCGCCCGGCGGTGGGCAGGTCGAGGCCCGCAAGCAGCCCGAGCAGGGTCGACTTGCCGGAGCCCGAGGTGCCGAGAATGGCGACGGAGTCACCGGCCAGGATGCTAAGATCCAGGTCCTCGAACAGGCTGATGGTCCCCTCCGGCGCGGTGAAGCGCATGGTGAGCCCCTCGGCCGCCAATACCCGGAATCCGGAATCCTCATCCATGCATCGACTCCTGCTGAGTGTTCTGCTGTGCCTGCTCACCCTGCCCGCGGTCGCCACCGAGCGCACGGTACTGGTGCTAGGTGACAGCCTGAGTGCCGCCTACGGCATCGACCGCGAGGAGGGCTGGGTGGCCCTGCTGCGCGAGCGCCTGGACGACAATGGCTACCCCGCCCGCGTGGTCAACGCCAGCGTCAGCGGCCATACCACCGCCAACGGCGTCGACCTGCTCCCGCAGGCCCTCGCCGAGCACCAGCCGGATGCCGTCATCATCGCATTGGGCGGCAATGATGGGCTGCGCGGCGTCGCGCTGGCGGAGATGCGGCGCAATCTCACCCGCATGGTTCGCCTGAGCCGCGAGGCCGGGGCGCAGGTCCTGCTGGTCGGCGTGCGCCTGCCCTCCAACTATGGCCGCGCATTCATCGATCGGTTCCAGGCCGTTTTCCGGGAAGTCGCCGAGAGCGAGGGCGTGCCTCTCGTCCCACGCTTCCTGGAGGGCGTCGGCGGCAACGCCGAGCTCATGCAGTCCGACGGCATCCATCCGAATGCGGCCGCGCAGCCGGTGCTGCTGGACAACGTCTGGGGTGAGCTCAAGCCGCTGCTGGGGGGTGGCGCCTGAGGCGCTGCCCCCCAGCAGCGGCTTAGTTCAAGGTTCAAAGCCCGAAGTTCAAAGACCGACTCCGCGCGGCAGCGGCGGCAGCGCGCTTGCGGTGTAGCCGTCGGCCGGCGGGCGCGGAACGCGGCAGTGTCGTAGGTCGGCAAGCGCGAAGCGCTCGCCGACAGCCGCGCGCAGCGCGGCAGCAGGGATGCGCCTGCCGGCGCGTCGGGTAGCGCCTGCGGCTCTTCCCGACCTACTACGTTGAACTTTGAACTTTGAACTTTGAACTTTGAACTTTGAACTTTGAACTTTGAACTGCCTGGTTCGGCGGCCCCGCGAGCTAGCTCGCGGGGCCGCCGAACCAGGCCAGCATGCGCGGCAGAAACCGCGCCAGCTCCAGGCCCATGATGGCGAAGTCGGCGTCGAAGCGCTCCTCCGCGCTTTCCGGCTCGCGGTCGTCGGCGTCGTCCTGGACCACGTCGAGGAACTTCAGCCGCTTCACCGAGAGATCGGCGTCGAGCACGCAGGCGAGGCGGTCGTCCCAGGTGAGGCTCATGCGGCGCACCCGCTTGCCGGCGGTGATGTGCGCGCGGATCTCGTTGGAGCGCAGGTCCTGGCGCTTGCAGCGGACCTCGGCACCCTCGCTGCGCGGATCCTCGAACACCGCCTCCTCGCCTGGCTCCGTGTCGCCGGGGAAGCGGTCGTGGGCGAGCCACTCGGTGAGTACCTGCTGCGGGCTGGTCTCGCTCTGCAGCGGGCGCACGGGCAGGCTGCCGAGGGCGGCGCGGAGGTCTTCGGTCAGGGTCTCCGCCTCGCGCCAGTTGGCGGTGTCCACCACGATCCAGCCGGCCTGCGGATCGATGTAGGCATGGCAGCGCTTGCTGCGGGTAAACGCCCTCGGCAGCAGATCGAGGGTGACCTCCTCCTTCATCCGCGCCTTTTCCTTGCGCCCGAGGTGCCGGCCTTCGCGGCCCTCGCGCTCGGCGACCCGCTCGTCCAGCGTCTCCCGGATCACCGCCGGCGGCAGCAGGCGCTGCTCGGTCTGCAGGCAGACCATCATGCGCCCGCCGCTGGCATGCACCAGCTGCCGCCCGCTGCGCCCGATGGGCGCCACCCAGCCCCGACTCTCCGGCTCACTGCCCGCCACCGGCTGAAACGCGAACGGCGCCAGCCGCCCCTCCAGCGCCTCCGGCTCGAGGGCGAACCCCTCGGCCAGCTGATAGACGCAGAGATTCTTGAACCACATTCGGGATACTCCTGTTCCGTCGAAGCGCTAGCGGTTATCTCGGGCCCGTGTGTCAAACACAACGACACAACGGGCACGACGTTTCACGACGTCGCCGCGCCCAGAGCAACGATCCTGGGAGAATCATCACCGCTCTTGCGCTGTGACCCGTTGTGTCCGTTGTGTCGTTGTGTTGAATCCCCGTCCGGCTCAGCCCGCCGCCGTGGATGTCAGTAACGCACGCGCGCGGAGGGCGCGGCGGGCGGCGTCGTCGCGGTCGCCGCCGAAGGCGGTGAGGTGGCCCATCTTGCGGCCGGGGCGGGGGTCGGCCTTGCCGTAGAGGTGGAGCTTGACCCGGTCGTCCGCGAGCGCCGCCGCCCAGTCCGGCTCCCCGGGCTGCCAGAGATCGCCCAGCAGATTGACCATGGCCGCCGGGGCCAGGCGGTCGGTGGCGCCCAGGGTCAGACCGCAGACGGCGCGCACCTGCTGCTCGAACTGGCTGGTGAGGCAGGCGTCGAACGTCAGGTGACCGGAGTTGTGCGGACGCGGCGCGAGCTCGTTGACCAGCAGCCGGCCGTCGCGGGTGAGGAAGAACTCCACGCAGAGCACGCCCACCACGTCCAGCGCCTCCATTACCCCCCGCGCGATCTCCCGGGCCTCCGTCGCCAGGCCACCGGGCAGCGGCATGTCGGCGATGGAGACATCCAGAATGTGATGGCGGTGGCGATTCTCGATGACGCCGAAATCCGCCATGGCGCCATCCACGCCCCGGGCGGCCACCACCGAGAGCTCGGCCTCGAAATCGATGAAGGCCTCGAGCACGGCCTCCACGCCGCCGATGGCCTGCCACGCCTCGGCGGGGTCATCGCCGGGCTCGATGCGGGTCTGGCCCTTGCCGTCGTAGCCGAAACCGGCGGTCTTCAGCACCGCCGGCATGCCAATGCGCTCCAGCGCCCCCGGCAGCGCCTCCATTGATGCGACATGCTCGAACGGTGCCGTGGGAAAGCCGGCATCGGCGAGCGCGCGCTTCTCCCGCCGGCGGTTCTGGGTGATGTGCAGCACCTCGCCGCGGGGGCGCACCGGCGCGTGCCGCGCTGCGCACTCGGTGGCCGCGGCGGGCACGTTCTCGAACTCGAAGGTCACCACGTCCACCTGTCGGGCGAAATCCGCGACGGCCTCCACGTCCTCGTAGGCGGCGTCCACCTCACGGTCCGCCACCTGCCCCGTGGGACTGCCGGCGCCGGGGGCGAGGGTGTGCACCCGATAGCCCATGCGCCGCGCAGCCAGCGCGAACATGCGCCCGAGCTGGCCACTGCCGAGAACGCCCAGGGTGGCACCGGGAAGGATCGGCCCGCTCATGGCAGCTCGTCCTCCCGCACCTTCTGCGCCTGCGCCGCGCGGAAGTCGGCGAGCCTTTGCGCCAGCTCCGGATCATCCCCCGCCAGCATGGCGACGGCGAACAGCGCCGCGTTGCGCGCCCCGGCCTCGCCGATGGCGAAGGTCGCCACCGGCACGCCGCCCGGCATCTGCACGATGGAGAGCAGGGAGTCCAGACCTTTGAGGGCGCGGCTCTGCACCGGCACGCCCAGCACCGGCAAGGTGGTCTGCGCCGCCACCATCCCCGGCAGATGAGCGGCACCGCCGGCCCCGGCGATGATCACCCGCAGGCCGCGCTCGCGGGCAGTGGCGGCATACTCCTGCATCAGGTCCGGCGTGCGATGGGCGGAGACGATGCGGCACTCGTGACCGACGCCGAATTCCTTCAGGACGCTATCGGCGTGGGCCATGGTCTCCCAGTCGGAGCGACTGCCCATGATGACGCCGACGCGCGGTGTCTGCTCGACCATGCCTGCTGTCCTCCTGCCGGGGGCGGCTCAAGCGAGGCGCGGATTCTACCAGCAACGGCGACAACGGCCAGAGCGGCCGTTCTGGACAGCGTGCGATCATCGCGTGATACTGATCACGGTTTTCTCGGGAGCCGTCCCATGGACGTGAACAGCGCCTTCAATGCCGGGCTCGCCGGCCTGCAGCAGGCCGATGCCGGACTGCGTCGCAGCGCCGAGGTGGTCGCGCGCCGCAGCGGCGACCTCCCCGCCCGCACCACCACCGAGACGGCCCTGGTGGAATCCGCCACCGCCGCCCGTCAGGCCGAAGCCGCCACCCGCGTGGTCCGGGCAGCCGACGAGACGCTCGGGAGCCTGATCGACCTGCGCGCCTAGGGCGCGCAGAGTTCAACGTTCAAAGTAGGTCGGCAGGCGAATCTGGAGGGCCGCGGTCCGCGCGGCTGTCGGCGAGCGTTGCGCGCTTGCCGACCTACCAACTTTGAACCTTGAACTCCGCCTCGCTATGCGAGGCGCTCCAGCCCCCGCTGCCGGCCCTGGCCGTCGTAGAGCAGCCTGAACCGGCCGCGGACACCCTCGCGGGTCGCATGGCGGTGCAGCAGGCGCGCGGGGAAACGGATACGGCGGCCATCGTCGGCAGTGACGAGGACGCTTGCCGCAGGGTGGCGGTAGTAGTCGAGCCAGTCCTCCGGGCCGATGGCCACGGAGAACTCGACGCGGTGCAGCGGTTCACTCACGCTCCCGATGTCCCTGCCCCGGCGGCCCGTGCTCAGGCGGGCCGCCGGTGCGGGCCGTTCAGGCGCGCTGCTCCTTGACGTAGGAGCCGGGGGCATCCTCGATGGGCTTGAGCTTGCCATCGCCGGGCGTGCGCGCCGGCACCTTGCCGCCGGCCTTCGGCTCCAGCCACTTGACCCAGTCCAGCCACCACGAGCCCTCGTGGGGCGTGGCGTTCTTCAGCCAGGCCTCCGGGTCCGCCGGCTTGCGGGAGTTGGTCCAGTAGCCGTACTTGTTCTTCTCCGGCGGATTCACCACGCCCGCGATATGCCCCGAGCCGCCCAGGGTGAAGCGGGTCGGGCCGCCGAGGAGCCGGGCCCCGCTGTAGGTGGCCTTCCACGGCGCGATGTGGTCCTCCTTCGCGGAGATGAAGTAGGCGGGGATCTCCACCTTGGAGAGGTCGATGGGCTCACCGGCGAGGGTGATGCCGCCCGGCTCCTTGAGGCGGTTCTCCAGGTACATGTTGCGCAGATAGAACGCATGCATCCGCGCCGGCATGTTGGTGGAGTCCTGGTTCCAGTAGAGCAGGTCGAAGGGGAACGGGTCCTCGCCCTTGAGGTAATTGTTGACGAAGAACGACCAGATGAGGTCGTTCGCCCGCAGGCTGGACATGGTCGCCGCCATCTGGCCGCCGGCCAGATAGCCCCGCTCGTTCATCTGCTTCTCGAGGGATTCCAGCTGCTCCTCGTCGATGAACACCTCGAGCTCGCCGGGGCTGTCGAAGTCGATCAGCGTGGTCAGGAAGGTGGCGCTGTGGGCGCGGTCGTCGCCCTTCGCCGCCATGTAGGCCAGCGTCGAGGCGAGCAGGGTACCGCCGAGGCAGTAGCCGACGACGTTGACCTCGCGCTCGCCCGTGGCCTGCTCCACGGCGGCAAGGGCCTCCAGCGGCCCTTCCTGCATGTAGTCCTGGAAATCCTTCTCCGCGAGCGCGGCATCCGGATTGCGCCAGGAGATCACGAACACCGTGTGGCCCTGATCCACCAGCCACTTCACCAGCGAGTTCTTGGGCCTGAGATCGAGGATGTAGTACTTGTTGATCCAGGGCGGCACGAACAGCAGCGGGCGGCGGGCCACCTGCTCGGTGCTGGGCGCGTACTGGATGAGCTGCATGAGCTCGTTCTGGTGCACCACCTTGCCGGGGGTGATGGCGAGGTCGCGTCCCACCTCGAAGGCGTCGGGGTCGGTCTGGCGGATCTTGAGCCTGCCGTTGCCCCGCTCCAGGTCCTCCAGCAGGTTGTTGAGCCCGTCCAGCAGGTTCTGTCCCCGCGTCTCCACCGTGCGTTGCAGCACCTCCGGGTTCGTGGCAAGGAAGTTGGTGGGCGAGACCGCGCTGATGAACTGGCGGGTGTAGAAGTCGATCTTGCGCTGGGTCTTGTCGTCGAGGCCGTCGACGTTGTCCACGGTATGGTGGATATAGTCGGCGGTGAGCAGATAGGACTGCTTGACGAAGTCGAAGAACGGGTTCTCCTCCCAGGACTCGTGCTTGAAGCGCTTGTCCTTGTCGTCCGGGCGGCGGACCGGCTCGGTGTCCACGCCCATCATGCGCAGGGTGGCGTTCTGCACCAGGGTCATGTAGTCCTGCCAGAACGCCATCTGCGCCTGGGCGAGCTGAACGGGATCCGCCATCAGCCGGGCGTAGAGGTCCTGGAAGAGCTTGCTCATGTGCAGCGCATCGTCCATGGAGATCTGGTGCCCCGACTCCTGCCGGGCGAGAAAGTCCTTGACCAGCTGCTGGCTGCGCCCCGCGATCTCCGAGAGGGAGCGGGTCAGCTCCACCGGATCGATCGTGGTGACGTCATTGTCCTGTTCGTTCGCCATCGTGTTGCCAACCTCCGGAACCGACTGGGATCGGGGCGTGCCTGGCGCCCCGGCGTGGGAGGGGATCATACGGCACCGCTGTAAATGGCCACAAACCGCTTCGGCACCGTCGCGACCGATGGTCCGGCGGCACGCGTGGGGAACCGTCGATGGCGGCTGATCCGCCCCCGGTGGTGACCGAACCCGGCGCGGATGCCGGGGCCGCCCAGGCCCTCGCGGCGCGCCTCGGCGTCGAGGCGGCGAATGAACCCCCCGCCAGTGGGCTCTACCTCGCCTGCGGCCCCGATGGCCTCGCCCTGTGTCGTGCCGGGCGGCCTCCGACCAGGCTGCGCCCGGATTTCGTGCACGGACCCCAGGGGTTCCGGCGCGTCCGCCTGTCGGCCCGCCGCGAAGCCCTGGCCCGGGCCTGCAGGCTGCACCGCCGTCCCGGGCTGAACATCGTCGACGCCACAGCGGGCCTGGGGCGGGACGGCTTCGTCCTCGCCGCCCTGGGCGCCCGGGTGACCCTGCTCGAGCACTCGCCCGTGGTGGCCGCCCTGCTCGAGGATGCGCTCCTGCGCGCCCGCGCCGACCCCTCCACCCGCGCCACGGCGGAACGGATGGTGCTCATCACGACGGACGCCGTGCCCTGGCTCCGCCAGCTTCCGGAGCACCGGCATCCGGAGGTGGTCACCCTGGACCCGATGTACGCCGGCAGCCGCCGCGGCGCCGCAGGCAAGACCCTGGCCCTGCTCCAGGCGCTCCTCGGCCCCCCGGACGACCCCGCACCACTGTTGCAGGCCGCCCTAAGCGCCGCCCGAGAGCGCGTCGTCGTCAAGCGCCACCGCCACGCCCCACCCCTGGCCGACCGGAAGCCGGATCACGCCATCCAGGGGCGCAGCACGCGGTTTGATGTCTACGGCGCAAAGCGGCTCCTCTCGGAGCCGCTTTGAGTTCCGAGTTCAAGGTTCAAAGTTCAAAGCCCGCAGCGTCGCGGCCGCTGCATTCATTGAACCCGTGATAACCAGGGCGTGCACGGTAAGCGGCGGCCCATGGCCAAAGCACGGCCGGCTCAGCCTTTGAACTTTGAACCTTGAACTTTGAACTGCGGCCGCTAGGCCGACGGCTGATGCCTCGGGATCGGCACCGACGCGTGGACGGCCAGCATGGCGGACCACGGGTCCGCCGCGGTGGCGGGGTGCTCGACGGATTCGGGGCTCAGGAGGCGCAGGCGCAGGTCGCTGAAGCCGGCGCGGGCCATGCGGGTGACGCCGGCCGGGAGGTCACGCTCCGCCGTGGCGCCGGCGACCACCGCCAGCACCGTGCCGCTGGGGCCCGGTGCGCCGTCGAACTCGGCCAGGCGCAGAGCCCGCAGCCGCTCGCCGAACTGCTCGCGGAGCACCGGCCACAGGCGCTGCAGCCGCTGCCGATGGGCGCCGTTGATCACCGGCGGCGCCGGCAGCACGGCCTGCAGCGCCGCCTCCAGCAGGCGCGGATCGTCCGGGGCGCGCTCGTAGACGCGGCCCGGGGTGCGCCCGTCAAGCTCCGGGCGCGGCGTGGCCCACCAGGTCGCGGCCGCGCCGTCGCCGCCCGGGTGATGCTGCAGCAGGCGGCGGACGTAGTGCCGATCGCACTCCACCGCAAACCAGCCGCGCACGTGGCGCCTGACCCCCGGCTCGCCACAGACCTCGCAGGTCTCCGCCGCGGCGTCGCGGGCGCGCACCACGGCCGGCATGATCAGATCCCCGCCCCCCTCCCGGCGCAGCTCCAGCGCCCCCTGCACCGCGCGCAGCCGGCGCCAGCGGAAGCCCTCCCGCTCCCGCGGCCCCAGCGCGGACTCGACCTCGGCGAACAGCCGCCGCAACAGGTCATGCCAGCCGGGGCCGACGTTGACCTCGGTGGGATCATGACGCACGCCGGCGATCCGGAACTGCCAGGGGTAGCGCAGCTGCGCCTCGGCGAGGAACGCCCGGTGGCGGGACTCGAAGCGGGAAACGGCCATGGCCCATTCTGGCGCGCCCACGGCGTTTGGTCACCTGTTCTGGGTGCGTGCTGATCTTTGGTGCTGGCATTCAACACAACGACACAACGGGCACAACGGTTCACAACGCCGAGAGACGCAGAGGGCGGGAAGACGTCGTGGATAGCGGAGAGGATTTATCGGTCTCTCGCTCGACGGTCCGTGTTCTCCGCGCCTTCCCGGTTCCTGCATTCTCTGGCGCTTTCGTTGTGAACCGTTGTGCCCGTTGTGTCGTTGTGTTTACAGCGGCATTAGCCCGCCAAGCGGCGGCCGACACAACGCAAAAGCCCGCGGCCGGGGCCGGCCGCGGGCTTTTGGGGGCAACGCATTCCGCGTCGCGATCAGAAGCGGCGCGGGCCTCTGCCGCCACCGCCGCCACCGGCGGGCTTGCGGTCCTGGGCCTCGTTGATGCGCAGCGTACGCCCGCCCATCTCGGTGCCGTTGAGGGCCTCGATGGCGGAATCCGCGTCCGAGGGCGACATGCGCACGAACGCGAAGCCGCGGGGACGACCGGTCTCCCGGTCGGTGATCATTCGGACCTCGTTCA is from Spiribacter halobius and encodes:
- a CDS encoding ABC transporter ATP-binding protein, with amino-acid sequence MDEDSGFRVLAAEGLTMRFTAPEGTISLFEDLDLSILAGDSVAILGTSGSGKSTLLGLLAGLDLPTAGRVTLDGSELTALDEDGRATLRAGRVGFVFQAFHLLPGLTALENVMLPGELAGESDVRRRARAALERVGLGERLAHYPAQLSGGEQQRVALARAFVAGPRVLFADEPTGNLDHQTGERIIDLLFALNRDYGTTLVLVTHDDAVAARCRRTLYLRDGTLHETAA
- a CDS encoding arylesterase encodes the protein MHRLLLSVLLCLLTLPAVATERTVLVLGDSLSAAYGIDREEGWVALLRERLDDNGYPARVVNASVSGHTTANGVDLLPQALAEHQPDAVIIALGGNDGLRGVALAEMRRNLTRMVRLSREAGAQVLLVGVRLPSNYGRAFIDRFQAVFREVAESEGVPLVPRFLEGVGGNAELMQSDGIHPNAAAQPVLLDNVWGELKPLLGGGA
- a CDS encoding recombination-associated protein RdgC is translated as MWFKNLCVYQLAEGFALEPEALEGRLAPFAFQPVAGSEPESRGWVAPIGRSGRQLVHASGGRMMVCLQTEQRLLPPAVIRETLDERVAEREGREGRHLGRKEKARMKEEVTLDLLPRAFTRSKRCHAYIDPQAGWIVVDTANWREAETLTEDLRAALGSLPVRPLQSETSPQQVLTEWLAHDRFPGDTEPGEEAVFEDPRSEGAEVRCKRQDLRSNEIRAHITAGKRVRRMSLTWDDRLACVLDADLSVKRLKFLDVVQDDADDREPESAEERFDADFAIMGLELARFLPRMLAWFGGPAS
- a CDS encoding 5-(carboxyamino)imidazole ribonucleotide synthase, translating into MSGPILPGATLGVLGSGQLGRMFALAARRMGYRVHTLAPGAGSPTGQVADREVDAAYEDVEAVADFARQVDVVTFEFENVPAAATECAARHAPVRPRGEVLHITQNRRREKRALADAGFPTAPFEHVASMEALPGALERIGMPAVLKTAGFGYDGKGQTRIEPGDDPAEAWQAIGGVEAVLEAFIDFEAELSVVAARGVDGAMADFGVIENRHRHHILDVSIADMPLPGGLATEAREIARGVMEALDVVGVLCVEFFLTRDGRLLVNELAPRPHNSGHLTFDACLTSQFEQQVRAVCGLTLGATDRLAPAAMVNLLGDLWQPGEPDWAAALADDRVKLHLYGKADPRPGRKMGHLTAFGGDRDDAARRALRARALLTSTAAG
- the purE gene encoding 5-(carboxyamino)imidazole ribonucleotide mutase, with the translated sequence MVEQTPRVGVIMGSRSDWETMAHADSVLKEFGVGHECRIVSAHRTPDLMQEYAATARERGLRVIIAGAGGAAHLPGMVAAQTTLPVLGVPVQSRALKGLDSLLSIVQMPGGVPVATFAIGEAGARNAALFAVAMLAGDDPELAQRLADFRAAQAQKVREDELP
- a CDS encoding DUF2835 family protein translates to MSEPLHRVEFSVAIGPEDWLDYYRHPAASVLVTADDGRRIRFPARLLHRHATREGVRGRFRLLYDGQGRQRGLERLA
- the phaC gene encoding class I poly(R)-hydroxyalkanoic acid synthase, which gives rise to MANEQDNDVTTIDPVELTRSLSEIAGRSQQLVKDFLARQESGHQISMDDALHMSKLFQDLYARLMADPVQLAQAQMAFWQDYMTLVQNATLRMMGVDTEPVRRPDDKDKRFKHESWEENPFFDFVKQSYLLTADYIHHTVDNVDGLDDKTQRKIDFYTRQFISAVSPTNFLATNPEVLQRTVETRGQNLLDGLNNLLEDLERGNGRLKIRQTDPDAFEVGRDLAITPGKVVHQNELMQLIQYAPSTEQVARRPLLFVPPWINKYYILDLRPKNSLVKWLVDQGHTVFVISWRNPDAALAEKDFQDYMQEGPLEALAAVEQATGEREVNVVGYCLGGTLLASTLAYMAAKGDDRAHSATFLTTLIDFDSPGELEVFIDEEQLESLEKQMNERGYLAGGQMAATMSSLRANDLIWSFFVNNYLKGEDPFPFDLLYWNQDSTNMPARMHAFYLRNMYLENRLKEPGGITLAGEPIDLSKVEIPAYFISAKEDHIAPWKATYSGARLLGGPTRFTLGGSGHIAGVVNPPEKNKYGYWTNSRKPADPEAWLKNATPHEGSWWLDWVKWLEPKAGGKVPARTPGDGKLKPIEDAPGSYVKEQRA
- a CDS encoding class I SAM-dependent methyltransferase; the encoded protein is MAADPPPVVTEPGADAGAAQALAARLGVEAANEPPASGLYLACGPDGLALCRAGRPPTRLRPDFVHGPQGFRRVRLSARREALARACRLHRRPGLNIVDATAGLGRDGFVLAALGARVTLLEHSPVVAALLEDALLRARADPSTRATAERMVLITTDAVPWLRQLPEHRHPEVVTLDPMYAGSRRGAAGKTLALLQALLGPPDDPAPLLQAALSAARERVVVKRHRHAPPLADRKPDHAIQGRSTRFDVYGAKRLLSEPL
- a CDS encoding RNA recognition motif domain-containing protein, encoding MKSIYVGNLPFTASEDEVRDLFAEYGEVNEVRMITDRETGRPRGFAFVRMSPSDADSAIEALNGTEMGGRTLRINEAQDRKPAGGGGGGRGPRRF